ATATTTCGACCGGGATAGCATCACACAAGCCGGGATAGATAGTAAACATCGAGTCAGTTGAACCATCTCCTTTACATCAGACTATTTCAAAAGATCAGATTTTATTCCACAGCATCGTACACAAGGGAGCAAACCAGCCTCCTTCACCACGTACGCCTCAACCCATGCAAACAATTCCAGAAAAATTATGCCGCCAAAATACTTGTACAGTAAGAAAATCAGGGTATACAAATGCTCTAATCATGCCCATATACATTTAATCATGACTTTCCCTTGGGTTTCCCATTCGGTACTACTCCGTTTTTGCGctccatcctcttcttctgccacTCTTCCACCTTGTGCCGTGCCCAGATGAAtgcttggtgaagatgggCATCTACATCGACGCCTCGTGCTTCCAAAACCGCCACCCCAATGTATGAGAGACCAAAAAATAGTACACCAAAGATCATGAAATGTGTCATCCACCAGAAATGCTGTCGTCCAAGGGGACAATCCACGTATTCATGCTCCCACTCCCACGTCTCATGGTTGAACCACATGCTGAGGAGGCCTGCATTCCCGCCAAAATCGCCCATCATGCTACGGACGGTAATTTCTCGACGCCCAGGGTGTTGTTGCAGTGCGAGGACGTTTGACAATTTTGCGTCTTGCCATTTGCGTGATTCCCAGGATCGTTCGTCCGCATTGGTGCCGTTCGTTTGGTTGACAAAGTGGTACGTGTCACAGCCGGCGTGATCGTGTCCGTTGAGGACAAGCCCGGGACGACCTAAGCCTTGACCAGATGCCTGAGGATCACGGCTGACGCCGAAAATGCCTTCAAGAAGGCCCTTGCTGGCGTCGGCACTCAAAAGGTATTGTTCCTTAACaccgccgccatcttggGCGCCGTGGAAGTCGAAGAATGGTGCATCAACACAGACGCCTGCTGGTTTGTAGAGCGGGATATGGGTTAGTATCAATGTGAATTGCCCCTTGTATTCAACAGCACATGCTGTGCCAATGACTGCGTTGATGAAATTGTATGTCGCGTCCTGCAGCCCCTGATCTTTCGCGGGTGTGTCCAGGTTCATGTCGTTGAGCACGACAATTCGAAGTTCCGGGGGCAGTCGTACAGATTGGGGGTTTGTTTCCGGGTCTTGAATCGTAGCGTTTGTCTCGGGATCGGTCACGGGCAGCTCGAATCGTAGCTCGTAGTTTGCCTTGCCAAAAACGCGCTCAAATCGTGCCATTCGCTCAGGGGTCAAGTCGCCGGCGTAGCCGATGTCGTGGTTACCGGCAACGTTCATTATCCGTCGGGTCCAGACATGTTCTTCTGAGGAGCCGTCTAGTATGCCCGACAGATTGTATTCGAGATTGGGCCACATGGCTACATCGTCAGGAACACGCTCGCCACCGCGGAACGTACGATTCCAAAACCGTCGCCCTCTCCGCTCGAACTCGTCATCTTCGATCCACTGACTGCCCAGAAGATCTCCCAATACAGTGACGTGAGTAGGCTGTGTCCACCAATGCAATGTTCTGTAGATGTGCGCTAGGTAGAAATCGTTGCCGAACAGGTCGAACCGCTTGCGATACGActcgaagatgaaggggaTATCCTCAAAGAATATGTCAATGATGTCGTGTAGTATTATTCGTATTCTATCTCTGAATGAATCATGCCATATTTGAAACGTGAGCCGCTGGAATATTGTCTTGACATGCGGAAAGATGCCTAGGTACTCGATGGGAATGGACGTATCACCCTCAAGTTGGGGATCGCCGAGGGCCAGCAGTCGAAAAGGGGCTTGTTTGGTCGGTAATGAATTTGCTTCATCTCGTGCGTTTGCGTCTGCGTACGGCCAGTGCAACTGCTTCGTTACCTCAAAGGCCGCCTCGGGATCTCTGGAGGGCAACGGAAATGCGCATTGACTGAAGAAAGGGTACAAATACAAATAGATGGAACAGGCTATGGTTATGGGGACCAACAGGCCGAAGCCATTACGAAGAAAAGTCCgcaccaacatgaagccCGCTACATCCGTTGGCGACAAAGGTGAAAGAAAGTGGCAGACAGGATCTGCAGAAATGAAAGGTTGTCGCCAAGGAACGGCTGGGAGTTGAGAAAGGGGTGCGCGTAAAGAGGTTATTGCAGGGTTTGGCGGGAGACTTTCGCGGGACCAGCCGCGACTTGATTTGCTTAGTCAGAAATCTGCATGTGCACACcgaaatgtctggtgcttctcaACACAAACGGCAGGCTGAGagcaaaatcatcaaccaaagAATCTGTTGAACGCCAGATGTCAACAGCGAGTACATGGTCCGTCCAAGTTGGTCGGTCGACACAGCGATTATCTATCGATGAATTATCTCGGCATGACAGCGGTCGCGCGCTCCAGGACGATCCGTGAGCTAGGGTCCCTGCTCACAAAGTCCATCTGGCGACGGAGGGACTACCATCCTTGTGCTGGATCTTGAATGAAGCAGGCTCTCATCCAAtccctcttcaaccagacaagtCCGTGAGTCTCGGCGGCTTGAGTGAGAAATACGCCCAATTTTCTCTGTGGCCACTCTTGGCAGAGAAAGGATCGATTCACATGCCACCAACTCCCTTTGCTACTGCCACAGTCGCAAAAATTGACAGAAACTTTTAGTCTTGATGAAAGAAACAATTGCAGTTAAGGCTAACACCATTGCTCCATTCCCATGATGCATAGCATGCGCGCCCTCTTTTTCTCTGTTGTGCTACGGACT
The sequence above is a segment of the Pochonia chlamydosporia 170 chromosome Unknown PCv3seq00014, whole genome shotgun sequence genome. Coding sequences within it:
- a CDS encoding polarized growth protein (similar to Colletotrichum gloeosporioides Nara gc5 XP_007282439.1), with the translated sequence MLVRTFLRNGFGLLVPITIACSIYLYLYPFFSQCAFPLPSRDPEAAFEVTKQLHWPYADANARDEANSLPTKQAPFRLLALGDPQLEGDTSIPIEYLGIFPHVKTIFQRLTFQIWHDSFRDRIRIILHDIIDIFFEDIPFIFESYRKRFDLFGNDFYLAHIYRTLHWWTQPTHVTVLGDLLGSQWIEDDEFERRGRRFWNRTFRGGERVPDDVAMWPNLEYNLSGILDGSSEEHVWTRRIMNVAGNHDIGYAGDLTPERMARFERVFGKANYELRFELPVTDPETNATIQDPETNPQSVRLPPELRIVVLNDMNLDTPAKDQGLQDATYNFINAVIGTACAVEYKGQFTLILTHIPLYKPAGVCVDAPFFDFHGAQDGGGVKEQYLLSADASKGLLEGIFGVSRDPQASGQGLGRPGLVLNGHDHAGCDTYHFVNQTNGTNADERSWESRKWQDAKLSNVLALQQHPGRREITVRSMMGDFGGNAGLLSMWFNHETWEWEHEYVDCPLGRQHFWWMTHFMIFGVLFFGLSYIGVAVLEARGVDVDAHLHQAFIWARHKVEEWQKKRMERKNGVVPNGKPKGKS